One region of Fragaria vesca subsp. vesca linkage group LG4, FraVesHawaii_1.0, whole genome shotgun sequence genomic DNA includes:
- the LOC101308174 gene encoding uncharacterized protein LOC101308174 has product MDPPQGKARGRGRARGAGRARGAGGARGRGRAPPVDDFFEEEMVLDVPVPVAVDDGLRLARLAQGIIRLGAPSFLRGTDNLVADHWIEGMETYFTLITCTEIEKMRIATFLLKDEARVWWSGVERARDVTALSWEGFKQLFREKYFPDTVREQLELEFIALVQGLMSVRDYEARFLSWKAIAGGSGTEGHHGAFGKRQWTDQQALATVPAAPIQQAEPLRCYRCNGLGHILKECIKRKTQACYSCGQVGHLARECTQPQEDRQGYQQRQLPPTQ; this is encoded by the exons ATGGATCCTCCGCAAGGGAAAGCTAGAGGCAGAGGTAGGGCCAGAGGGGCCGGTAGAGCCAGAGGGGCAGGTGGGGCCAGAGGCAGAGGTAGGGCACCACCTGTGGATGATTTCTTTGAGGAGGAGATGGTGTTAGACGTGCCAGTGCCAGTTGCAGTAGATGATGGTCTACGATTGGCCAGGCTGGCTCAGGGTATTATCAGGTTAGGAGCGCCTTCCTTTCTTAGAGGTACGGACAACCTTGTAGCGGATCACTGGATAGAGGGCATGGAGACATACTTTACCCTTATCACGTGCACGGAGATTGAGAAGATGCGTATTGCTACGTTTCTTCTCAAGGATGAGGCACGAGTATGGTGGAGCGGGGTAGAGAGAGCTAGAGATGTGACCGCTTTGTCTTGGGAGGGGTTCAAACAGCTTTTTCGGGAGAAGTATTTTCCTGATACTGTGAGGGAGCAGTTGGAGTTGGAGTTCATAGCCCTAGTGCAGGGCTTGATGAGTGTCAGGGACTATGAGGCACGTTTTCTCAGCT GGAAGGCCATTGCAGGGGGTAGTGGCACTGAGGGTCATCATGGTGCGTTTGGGAAGAGGCAGTGGACTGATCAGCAGGCTCTAGCTACAGTGCCAGCTGCACCTATCCAACAGGCAGAGCCTTTGAGATGCTACCGTTGCAATGGGTTGGGTCATATTTTGAAGGAGTGCATCAAGCGGAAGACTCAAGCTTGCTATAGTTGTGGGCAAGTGGGGCACCTTGCTAGGGAGTGTACTCAACCTCAGGAGGACAGGCAGGGATACCAGCAGAGGCAGTTGCCTCCGACCCAGTAG